Sequence from the Orcinus orca chromosome 11, mOrcOrc1.1, whole genome shotgun sequence genome:
CATGTCCAAGTACTACAACGACTGCTACTCAGTGTTGCGTGACGCCGACGTCTTCCCCATCGAGGTGGACCTGGCCCACACCACGCTGGCCTACGGCTTCAGCCAGGATGAGTTCACTGACGGCGAGGATGAGGGGGAGGAAGACGAGGAGGACACAGCAGCCGGGGAGCCGTCCAGGGATGTGCGAGGGGCTGCCGGGCCCCTGGACAAGGGCGGAAGCTGGTGTGACTCCTGAGTGCCCCCTTGGGGTGCGGATCTGGGGGGTAGGGCGAGTGGGAGGACGGCAGCatgggagtgggggcagggctgcCGCACAACAGGGTGGCGCATAAAGGCCTGCTGGCTTGGGGCGCCTGCCTCCCTGCTCCTCTGTCCCAGCACAGCGAACCCCAGCACCTGCCCAGGAAAGGCACCGGGCCGTGGCCTGGGACCTGGACGCTGGCCCCtccaccttccctccccacctccccggcCAGCTGGAGAGCTTGGTCTCTGGACCTGCCataggaaggagaaagagggcagaaaggaagaggggctggaggtggcgGGGAGTCCAGGAGCCGTTCCTTGTGGGCACCTCCACTGGCCCCCCGGAGACCTACCAGGAGGGGGCGCGGGTGGACTGCCGAGGTTGGGACCAGGGTTTCACGCGCACCCTCACCTTGCCCTAGGCTGGCCCCGCCCCAGTCCACACTCACCTCGGCGGCCTTGACTTGTTTTATTCCCTCGCTTAGCCACttccctggggaggggctgggcgctGGGCCTGTACTGAATAAACACAAACCCAGATGGAGCCGGGCTCTTTGCAGTGGCCTCAGACCCTCTCTCCCCTCGACGTCCCCCTCTTCTGCCCCCTGATCACCAAGGCAGGGCAACAAGGTTTACTGACATTCGCTTTATAGCACTGACTCCTCACAGCAATTCTGTGGATTAGCACTActgtccccatttacagatgggaaatgaggctcagaagaggcttgcccagggccacatggTGTGCAGGGACAGAGTGGGATCTGGACTCGGATCCATGAAATTCAGAAGACTGCACTTttccccctgcctcccaggctttcTGCTCTGTGGAGCCTCTTACGTCCTCCCTCGTCTTTGATCCTTCAGTGCTTCTGGCCATGAACTCAACCTTTATctggggaagggcagggcagATACTGGGTCAGGAGGACCCGAGGCCCCAAACTGGGGAGAATGTTAAGGGTGCCCCGGCCATTCCAGGTCGCCTGTTCTGCCAGGGCCAAGGGGAGAAGCCCAGTGGGTGGTACCACGCTAGTATCCCAGGTGTCCAGCTTCACCTGGACAGTCCCAGTGCACACTTGTGGTCCTagtgtaattattaatagtgGCCCTTTTCACTCTCAAAGTGTCCCTGTTTGGACAATGAAATACGTGCTCGTCCTGAGAATGGGAGGGGTGCAAGAGGGTGTGAGAGGTGGGCAGGGTCCACAATGGCCGGGGCGGGGGGTCCCGGGCAGAGACCTGAATGGGATCCTTAGGCAGGATTGGGAGTGTGGAGAGAGGGATGGGCTGTCACCACATAGATCCCCTAGAACTGTCAGACTATACCAGCTCCCTGAAGGGGCAGCCAGTGTGGAGGCCAAGGGCTCAGACTGGAACCGACAGCCTAGGTTCCAGTCATAGCTTCTGTGACCCTGAGCTACCTCCTcacttcctgtgcctcagtttccctatctgagTGTGGCTAATGAGGGTACCTACCTTGGGTCCTTActgaggattagatgagttaaCATTTGTGACGGGcttagcacggtgcctggcacagtcAGTGCTCTGTGAGGATTTGTTAAAATAAGATGTAGTCACTGTTGTAGTGGCTCAGGGGAAAGCACAGACACGGTGTAAGTTGGCCGGACTTCTGCAGGGGCTCCCCACACCTTCCTGGGGCGTGGATGGAAATGAGACTAGTGGGGAGGGGGTCACCAGTGGAATGGGCTCCCCTGAGGAGTACGGATGAATGGAGTCAGGGTCTGCGGTGGGAAGGCTGCTTCCTCCACCGGCCAGGGTCACCAAGCTGGTGatttggagggagggaggcaaggaaAGGGGTGTCTAGTTTGTGGGAAGAGAATGAATACTTAAACAGATCCCTAAACCTTCCAGCCAGGGTGAGACCTGGAGCTCCCTGCACTTGACTCAAAGTGCCATTGAGGAGCTACCCCTGGGACTCCACTGGCGGGTGGGGGAGCAGATGCCAGGGTCCGCAGTGGCGTCCGTAGGGACACGTGTCCAGAGCAAAGGTCCCAGGACACCCGAGTTTATCCCCTAGAGAGAGGAGACCCAGAGCCGGGCTGGAGGAGGGTCCCTCTTAGGAAggtgagggggcagggcaggtgccggtcccccctccgccacccccctGCTGTCCACAGGATGGAGTCATAGAGTCAGGTACTCTCCACCTCCAGTGTGCGAGAGGAGCCCGGGGCTCAGGGCCAGGATCCAGCCCCAGCCTGCCACTCGGACCTGCGCTCTTTCTCTGCTCTGGGCTGCTCCAGCGGCAGGTGCTGCCAGCGAGGGCTTCGGTGTACGGCTCCGAGCAGCGGGGCTGGAGCTGGGACACTTTCCCCTGCCGTCCTCCACCTCTGCCACTTCCTCCCCAACACCCACGGGGTGGGGGGTCGGAGGGCCCCAGGGGGAGCCTCTCAGACTCCCTGCTAACCCATCCCCCAGGTAGCAGCCAGAGGCGCAGGAACAGAAGCTCTTTCAGCTCGGCTTTATGGACTTAAGATTGACACAGGCCCACACCCTGCCGTGCCAGGGCCAGTGGGCAGATGAGGGGGGCAGCTCCCTGCATGGACCCTGGCGGTGACCACCGGAGCAGCCTcccgtgtgccaggccctgtggggACAGCCGGGGCTCTGAGAGGGGAAGCCCCATTCCTGAAGTCCCTGGCCACCCCACCTAGTGCCCCCGCGCTACACAGACTCGGAGTCTAGCCCCGGCTCTGCCTCCATCTCGGGTTCCGAGGGCCCAGTCCCTGGGCTCGGCACCGCCAGGGCTTCGAGGCCACCGGGCTCCTCGGCGCTGGTAGGCAGGGGCTCAGAGTCCACTTCGGCCTCAGCATCCTCCGTGTCGCTGGCCCCGCCCTTGGTGCCTGGGCTGGGCGTGGCATCCTGAGAGCGGCGCAGGCAACACTTGGTGGCGACAGCCATGAAGACCCCGGCCAGGGCCACCTCAGAGCCTGCCAGGTAGAAGATGATCTCGTAGTTCTTCAGCGCGTCCACCAGGCGGCCTGCGGGGAGGGCGGATGGGGAGGTGAGGGCCTGCGGGGGAGCCCACCCTTCACACCCACACCGTCAGATAAGGGCAGTGCTCTTGGTGGAGCTCACgggtaacacacacacacgcacgcacgcacgcacgcacgcacgcacacacacacgccccagtctttgttcccattttacagatgcaaaaatccatgaGGGTTCTGCCATTTGAGATCTTAAAACTGTCACTTCACCTCCCTGGACCTCAATTTCTTAAGTGATATGGGGCCTTTGGTGAGGCAGCACTTCACAGTTTACAAGGGACCTCTTGTCCTCGGGATTCCAGCCCCACATGTACCCTGGGACTTGCCCAGCTGGGGATATTTGACCCGGGAGTGGGGACAGCACTGGGCTTAGCCCTGCTCTCCTGGGGGCCCCCAACTCTTGTCCTTTCCACTTAACCTCCTTGGTCTTCAGGAGCCTGGCTCAGCTCTCCCCGCAACCCCCAGGCCTCCCCCCTCCCAGGAGGCCCTGTGTACCCAGGACTGAACTATCATTAGCatgggggctggggacagggctTGTAGAACTCTTGTTTCCTTCTgtgtattttccaagttttctatcACAGGTACATGTTACTTTCATACTCGGCAAAACCTTTTAATTGCAAGTATTTCCCCTAAAGTGTGGTTCCTCAGTGGGCTCCCCCCTCTCTCGGAGGCATCCTTGTGGCTGTCCACACCAGGCTGTGACCTCTCAGTCTGTATCTCTGAGGCCTTGGGGAGGTTACCTGGAGTCCTCCAAGCCAGCTGCCTGCCTCAGCCCCTCTGAGCAGTACCCCAAACTTGCCTTCCTGACCCCTGCCCAGCCAGCCAGTCCCGCCCCTTCCACACACAGCCCTGTGGTATCCCTCACCTTCTTCTCACCCCATGTGCCTTTTCTGCCTATTAGATCCACCCCAGGGTCACCCAAGAAAATGGAAGATGGGTCCCTGAGCCTCTGGCTGGTTTTATAGCTTTTGGTGGTTGGGTTTGGGGGCTGCTCACACAGGGGTTCAGGTTCAGTGCAATTCCCACTGCACTGAAGTGGAAATTCAAGGTCAGGTGAGGTGACAAAGCTTGACGGCACTCAGCTAGCCCAGCCCTGGAAGAATGGGCAGCTCACCTCATCTCGGGTGCAGCCTGGGCCCTAGCAAAGGCGGGCCCCATCTTTGCTCCATCCTGCAGCCTGACCTCAGCTCTCTCCTGCTCACAGGCAGGCTTCCTGCTGTTTCAGGGATAACCTGACAACCCAGCAAGACCCtaatgtcccccacccccacctttctgATCCTAGCTCCTGCCTTACTTGTATAGGAACAGTGTCCCCCAAACACTCCCTGTGCCCTCTCCTGGGGGGTCCTGCCCTGCCCCGTGAGACTGCCTTTATGCCAGCCCCTGCAGGAAGCCTTCCCCTACCACCGTGTCATGAGGATTTCCTATGATGTGTAGAGCACCCAGCAGGCGGTGTGCACGGTGGAAGCCTCCCGTGCCCGCCTCTCTGTGAGCGTAATGAGCCCTCCCACTCTGCTCCTGGTTCCCCAAGGACTCTCCCTACTCCAGTCACCCTTAGAGGCTGGGGACACTCAAGCACTCAGATACAGTGTTTCAAAGGTATGGGCATTGAGCACTGGGCAGGGCCCCGCTCTGATTCTGGGACTGCAACCTGTACTGGGCCTCTGGTGGtaccgcctggaggggagggaggctaaCTGGCCATGGTAAGGGGAGTCTACCCCACCAGGCtgtctctcccccctccccacccaccatgggtcccttcccctctctcatCCCTGGACGTTCCATCTGGGAtagggaggggcttcccttggGCTTAGGAGCGCTAGGCGCGTCACCCTCTCCTCCTGTGGCGCGCACCGGCAGAGGGCGGTCCGATGAGCACAGCCACAGCCTCGAGGAGTAGCACGAGGCCCAGCGCACTGGGGAATCGGGCCGCACCCACAGCCGCCATGAGCACCTCGAACTGCAGGGCGCCCACCATGCCGTAGGAGAGGCCGAAGGCGACGCAGAAGGAGACAAGGGCGCCGTaggtgcgcgcgcgcgcgctgcTCAGGTCCGTGAGCCCGTTGGCCATCAGGGCCAGGCTGAAGAGGTAGGCGACATGCGGCCGCAGGCGCGCCAGGCCGGCCAGGGCGCCGCACGCCGGCCGCGCCACGATGTCTACGAAGCCCACGATGGAGAGCAGGAAGGCAGCCTCGGAGTCAGGCACGCCCGCGTCCTTGGCGTAGTTCACCAACAGAATGGCGGGCACGAAGAGCCCGAGCGCCATCAGGAACTTGGTGACGGCGTACACCGCGAAGGCGCGGTCGGTGCACACGGTCACGTCCAGCAGGCGCCGGCGGGTCCGGCCACCAGAGGGCGCCTCGCGCAAGCGCAGTCCCGCACTGTCCGCCTCCGCCTCCCCGGGAGCGTCGCCCGCGCTGTTCCTGCGCGGCCGCGGCCCGGGTGGCGGCCGCATGACGGCGCCGCAAGCGCAGCAATGCAGCAGGAGGCCGCCGAGCAGCAGGAAGCCGCCGCGCCAGCCGAAGTGCTCGAGCAGCTGCTGGCCGAGCGGCGACAGCGCCGACAGGAACACGGGGCTGCCGGCCGCCGCCAGCCCGTTGGCCAGAGGCCGCCGCCGCTCGAAATACAACCCCAGCATGATGAGCGACGGCTGGAAGTTGAGGGCCAGGCCCAGGCCTGTGGGCGAGGCGGTGCTGTGGCGGGCTCCCCGAGggtgcccccaccccaggccccggCGGGAGGGAGGAGCGAGGTCCCGACAGGGTGTGCAgaccccggggtggggggtgggaacgGGGCCGAAGGATGAGGACCGCCCCtcgtggggaaactgaggacagGAGGTCTTGCAGCAAGGGCTGCTGACCCCCACCTGCACCCCGACCCCCACGAGGAGGAGAGCAGTGGGCGCCCTCACCTGTGAGCACCCCAGCTGTCAGGTATAGCTCCAGGAGGCGCGTGGCAAAGGATGCTAGGACCATGCCGGCCGAGGCCAACAGTCCACCCACCAGCATCACCGGGCGACAGCCAAAGCGGGTCACGAGGATGCTGGACACCGGGCCTGTGGGCAGGGCGGGATCACCAATCAGGCTGGACCCCTCTGTGGCAGACACTCCAGGCTTTGTACCTCCCAGCCTTGAAAGACAGCTTGAAGGAATGAGGTCACCCCCGGTTCAGAGAGGGCAGTGTTGTGGCCAAGGTCACTAGCTTGGCTGGGACAGACCGAAGAGAGCCATATGGGGGGATGCAGGGGAGGAGCCTCTATACTGGTCCCCAGCCCTCCTGAGAACACGGAACATAAAGCAGAAGGGGCGGACCCCATTCGCTTTATTACCTTCACAGCTGGAATCACAGCTTGAGCCGCCTTCCTCCCCAGgcttcccccatccctctcctccacccctccacgCTGCCTGGCCAGGATATCTCCAGCATCTCCCCCACTCCACAGGTGGTTAGAGCTTTGGGCCTGGGAATCTTAATTAGATCTTAGTTTTCCCACCTGTAACATAGGCGGGTGTGGGTCTTTTGACAGAAATGGAGGGGCCCTTCCAGCTGGCCAAGCTTGACAGGTCAGCCACCTGGGTGCGGGCTCCACCTCTGGCCGCTGCCAccctcctgccctctgctcccctctcCGGTGCTAATGTTTCCACAGGAAGGAAGGGGTTTCCATGCCCACCCCGAGGGGCCTGGGGGAAGATGCTCAAGGGGTCGGGTGTCTCCTGGTCCCTGATCCCGATTCTCAATcctgggcctgggggaggggggagggatccGCGAGGGGGCGCTGACCTGTCCCGTAGAGCATGGCGAGCATGATGGAGGATACCCAGGCCGTGTCGCTGTAGCCCGCGCCGAAGTCGCGCATAAGCGCGCGGAAGAAGACGCTCACGGCCTTGGGGAAGCCATAGGCGAAACCGGTGACCACGAAGCAGGCGCCCAGCACGGCCCAGCCCCAGCCGCCGTCTGGGGGGCCAGGGCCCCGCCGGGGGCCTCTAGTGCCCATCGTCACCGCCTCTGCTGGAGGAGAGGGGACAAGAGGAAGCGGCGAGGGTCTGTAGCCCAGACAAGAAAGGGGGATGGAGACCCCggtgtggggaaactgaggcacagggctaCCCACGGGAGCCCTGCTCGGGGAA
This genomic interval carries:
- the SLC16A8 gene encoding monocarboxylate transporter 3 isoform X1; this translates as MAGAHTCLRSHTGCRLSHSSEPPLLTLLGPEGQGVSSRGSLPEVKTQVGTTLLPTPHPSRLLEEGRFGVRSYLGFPSWLHSPSRAPVGSPVPQFPHTGVSIPLSCLGYRPSPLPLVPSPPAEAVTMGTRGPRRGPGPPDGGWGWAVLGACFVVTGFAYGFPKAVSVFFRALMRDFGAGYSDTAWVSSIMLAMLYGTGPVSSILVTRFGCRPVMLVGGLLASAGMVLASFATRLLELYLTAGVLTGLGLALNFQPSLIMLGLYFERRRPLANGLAAAGSPVFLSALSPLGQQLLEHFGWRGGFLLLGGLLLHCCACGAVMRPPPGPRPRRNSAGDAPGEAEADSAGLRLREAPSGGRTRRRLLDVTVCTDRAFAVYAVTKFLMALGLFVPAILLVNYAKDAGVPDSEAAFLLSIVGFVDIVARPACGALAGLARLRPHVAYLFSLALMANGLTDLSSARARTYGALVSFCVAFGLSYGMVGALQFEVLMAAVGAARFPSALGLVLLLEAVAVLIGPPSAGRLVDALKNYEIIFYLAGSEVALAGVFMAVATKCCLRRSQDATPSPGTKGGASDTEDAEAEVDSEPLPTSAEEPGGLEALAVPSPGTGPSEPEMEAEPGLDSESV
- the SLC16A8 gene encoding monocarboxylate transporter 3 isoform X3, with amino-acid sequence MAGAHTCLRSHTGCRLSHSSEPPLLTLLGPEGQGVSSRGSLPEVKTQVGTTLLPTPHPSRLLEEGRFGVRSYLGFPSWLHSPSRAPVGSPVPQFPHTGVSIPLSCLGYRPSPLPLVPSPPAEAVTMGTRGPRRGPGPPDGGWGWAVLGACFVVTGFAYGFPKAVSVFFRALMRDFGAGYSDTAWVSSIMLAMLYGTGPVSSILVTRFGCRPVMLVGGLLASAGMVLASFATRLLELYLTAGVLTGLGLALNFQPSLIMLGLYFERRRPLANGLAAAGSPVFLSALSPLGQQLLEHFGWRGGFLLLGGLLLHCCACGAVMRPAGLRLREAPSGGRTRRRLLDVTVCTDRAFAVYAVTKFLMALGLFVPAILLVNYAKDAGVPDSEAAFLLSIVGFVDIVARPACGALAGLARLRPHVAYLFSLALMANGLTDLSSARARTYGALVSFCVAFGLSYGMVGALQFEVLMAAVGAARFPSALGLVLLLEAVAVLIGPPSAGRLVDALKNYEIIFYLAGSEVALAGVFMAVATKCCLRRSQDATPSPGTKGGASDTEDAEAEVDSEPLPTSAEEPGGLEALAVPSPGTGPSEPEMEAEPGLDSESV
- the SLC16A8 gene encoding monocarboxylate transporter 3 isoform X2, which gives rise to MAGAHTCLRSHTGCRLSHSSEPPLLTLLGPEGQGVSSRGSLPEVKTQVGTTLLPTPHPSRLLEEGRFGVRSYLGFPSWLHSPSRAPVGSPVPQFPHTGVSIPLSCLGYRPSPLPLVPSPPAEAVTMGTRGPRRGPGPPDGGWGWAVLGACFVVTGFAYGFPKAVSVFFRALMRDFGAGYSDTAWVSSIMLAMLYGTGPVSSILVTRFGCRPVMLVGGLLASAGMVLASFATRLLELYLTAGVLTGLGLALNFQPSLIMLGLYFERRRPLANGLAAAGSPVFLSALSPLGQQLLEHFGWRGGFLLLGGLLLHCCACGAVMRPPPGPRPRRNSAPSGGRTRRRLLDVTVCTDRAFAVYAVTKFLMALGLFVPAILLVNYAKDAGVPDSEAAFLLSIVGFVDIVARPACGALAGLARLRPHVAYLFSLALMANGLTDLSSARARTYGALVSFCVAFGLSYGMVGALQFEVLMAAVGAARFPSALGLVLLLEAVAVLIGPPSAGRLVDALKNYEIIFYLAGSEVALAGVFMAVATKCCLRRSQDATPSPGTKGGASDTEDAEAEVDSEPLPTSAEEPGGLEALAVPSPGTGPSEPEMEAEPGLDSESV